The following proteins are co-located in the Urocitellus parryii isolate mUroPar1 chromosome 15, mUroPar1.hap1, whole genome shotgun sequence genome:
- the Polr2i gene encoding DNA-directed RNA polymerase II subunit RPB9 has protein sequence MEPDGTYEPGFVGIRFCQECNNMLYPKEDKENRILLYACRNCDYQQEADNSCIYVNKITHEVDELTQIIADVSQDPTLPRTEDHPCQKCGHKEAVFFQSHSARAEDAMRLYYVCTAPHCGHRWTE, from the exons ATGGAACCAGACGGGACCTACGAACCGGGCTTCGTGGGCATTCGATTCTGCCAGGAatg TAACAACATGTTGTACCCCAAGGAAGACAAGGAGAACCGCATTCTGCTTTATGCG TGCCGGAATTGTGATTATCAGCAGGAAGCCGATAACAGCTGTATCTACGTCAACAAAATCACGCACGAAGTGGA CGAACTGACCCAGATCATTGCTGATGTGTCCCAGGACCCCACGTTACCACGGACCGAGGACCATCCATGCCAGAA GTGCGGCCACAAGGAGGCGGTGTTCTTCCAGTCACATAGTGCCCGGGCTGAA GATGCCATGCGCCTGTATTATGTATGTACTGCCCCACACTGTGGCCACCGCTGGACAGAGTga